From the Streptomyces sp. SN-593 genome, the window GGCTCCGGCTCCGGCCGCACCCGCTCCCGCGGCTCCGGCTCCGGCGCCTGCCCCGGCTCCGGCTCCGGCGGCCCCCGCGGCCCAGCCCGCGCCGGCCGCGCCCGCCGCGGCACCGGCCGCCCCGGGTGCCGGCGACGGCGCCTACGTCACCCCGCTGGTCCGCAAGCTCGCCGCCGAGAGCGGCGTGGACCTCGGCTCGGTGCGCGGCACCGGCGTCGGCGGCCGCATCCGCAAGCAGGACGTGCTCAGCGCCGCGGAGGCCGCCAAGGCCGCCGCGGCACCGGCCGCCGCCGCGCCCAAGGCGGCGAAGGCCGTCGAGGTCTCGCCGCTGCGCGGCCAGACGGTCAAGATGACCCGGATGCGCAAGGTCATCGGCGACAACATGATGAAGGCCCTGCACTCGCAGGCGCAGCTGACCAGCGTGGTCGAGGTGGACGTCACCCGGGTCATGCGGCTGCGCGGGCTGGCCAAGGAGTCCTTCGCGGCGCGCGAGGGCGTGAAGCTCTCGCCGATGCCGTTCTTCGTCAAGGCCGCCGCCCAGGCGCTCAAGGCCCACCCGGTGATCAACGCCCGCATCAACGAGGACGAGGGCACGATCACCTACTTCGACTCCGAGAACATCGGGATCGCGGTGGACTCCGAGAAGGGCCTGATGACCCCGGTCATCAAGGGCGCCGGCGACCTGAACATCGCGGGCATCGCCAAGAAGACGGCGGAGCTGGCGGCCAACGTCCGGGCCAGCAAGATCACCCCGGACGACCTGGCGGGCGCGACCTTCACGATCAGCAACACCGGCTCGCGCGGCGCGCTGTTCGACACGGTCATCGTGCCGCCGAACCAGGCCGCGATCCTCGGCATCGGCGCGACCGTCAAGCGCCCGGTGGTCGTGGAGACCGCCGAGGGCACGGTCATCGGCGTCCGGGACATGACGTACCTGTCGCTCTCCTACGACCACCGGCTGGTGGACGGTGCCGACGCGGCCCGCTACCTGACCGCGGTCAAGGAGATCCTGGAGGCCGGCGAGTTCGAGGTCGAGCTCGGCCTGTGAGGGCGTCGACCGCCTGAGCAGCAGCGTCACCGCGGCGCCCCCGCCCCGTCCACCGGGTGCGGGGGCGCCGCCGCGTCCGTCCCCGGGCAGGCCCGGTGCCGACGGCCCGCGGGTTTGCGCGTCCCGGCCGGCGGCAGGTCGGCCGCCGCGTCGTATCGTCGTAGACACGCAACAGCGAAGGAGCGCGCTCCCATGGCCCAAGCCGCCGCCCCTCATCTGGTCGTGCACAGCCTGCGCGAGCAGATCCGCGAGCACATCCTCGACGGCATCGTCAGCGGACGCTGGAAGCCCGGCGAGCGGATCGTGGAACGGCGGATCGCGGTCGAGCTGCAGGTCAGCCAGACGCCGGTCCGGGAGGCGCTGCGCGAGCTGGAGACGCTGCGGCTGATCGAGTCCGCGCCGAACAAGGGCGTGCGGGTGCGCGGCCTGACGGCGGTCGACGTCAAGGAGAGCTACCCGGTGCGCGCCGGCCTGGAGCAGGTCGCGGCGGAACTGGCGGCCGCCGCGCTGGCCGAGGACCCGGGCCCGCTGGAGCGGGAGGTGGCCGCGCTGCGGGCGGCCGACGCCGCGCTCGACGACGAGGCGCAGGTCCGGCACACCGTCGGCTTCCACCACGAACTCGTGCGCGCGGCCGCCAACGGCGTGCTGCTGCACGTGTGGGAGTCACTGGGCATCGAGGTGTGGACCACGCTGTCCATGCGGTGGCTGAGCCCGGCGCCGCGCGCCTACGCCGACGAGCACCAGGAACTGGTCGACGCGTTCGTCGCCCGCGACCCGCGGATCGGCGAGTTGATCAAGTCGCACGTGCTGAGCTGCGCCCCCCAGGTGTAGGGCGGCCCCGCGGCGGCGCTCCGGGCCCGGGCGGGTCCGGAGCCTGCCGAAGGGCGGGCCAAGGGCGCGTGTCCCTTCGGTAGGCTCCCGCACGAGGGGGCGACGCCGTGGTTTCCCAGGCGAAGCCCGTCTGTCACTGGGTGCCTCAAAGGCTGGCACCCGGTGCCGACCTGTGGTTACTTCCCGGCAACCCATTGATCGATCATCGATCGAGGCGTAGCGTCGATCGGCGGGGAGCATCCTGTCGTGCCCGACTCACTTCCCACCATCCTCCCTCCGTTGTCTGGAAGGCGGCACACACCCATGCCTGACGCCGTAGGCCGTACCCGGCCCAGTCAGCTCGACCAGATCCCCGACATCGACCCGGAGGAGACCGCGGAATGGCGCGCGTCCCTGGACGCGGTCGCGAAGGCCGCGGGTCCGCACAGGGCGGCGTACCTGATGCGCCGCACCCTGGAGAGCGGTAGCGAGAGCGGGCTGAGCCTGCCGACGCCGCTGGAGACCGAGTACATCAACACCATCCCCACCGCCGCCGAGCCCGCCTACCCGGGCGACGAGGCGCTGGAGGCGCGGATCACCGCGTGGAACCGCTGGAACGCGGCGGCGATGGTCACCCGCGGCAGCAAGCTCGGCCTCGGCGGCCACATCGCCACCTTCGCCTCGGCGGCCTGGCTGTACGAAACCGGGTTCCAGCACTTCTTCCACGGCAAGGAGGGCGCCGGCAGCGGCGACCAGCTCTACATCCAGGGCCACGCCTCGCCCGGCGTCTACGCCCGCGCGTTCCTCGACGGCCGGCTCACCGAGGCCCACCTGGACCGGTTCCGCCAGGAGGCCGGCGGCGACGGGCTGCCGTCGTACCCGCACCCGCGGCGGCTGCCGTGGCTGTGGGAGTTCCCGACGGTGTCGATGGGCCTCGGCCCGCTCTCGGCGATCTACCAGGCGCGCTTCAACCGCTACCTGGAGCACCGCGGCATCAAGGACACCTCCGGCTCCCACGTGTGGGCCTTCCTCGGCGACGGCGAGATGGACGAGCCGGAGTCGACCGCCGCCCTGGCGCTGGCCTCCCGCGAGGGCCTGGACAACCTGACCTACGTCATCAACTGCAACCTCCAGCGGCTGGACGGCCCGGTCCGCCCGAACTTCAAGATCGTGCAGGAGCTGGAGGCGCAGTTCCGCGCCGCCGGCTGGAACGTGGTCAAGGCGCTGTGGGGCGCGGCCTGGGACGAGGTGCTCGCCCAGGACACCGACGGCGCGCTGGTCCGGCGGCTGCGGGAGACCCCGGACGCGCAGTTCCAGACCTACGCCACCCGGGACGCGGCCTACCTGCGCGAGCACTTCTTCGGCGCGGACGCCTCGCTGCGCGCGCTCGGCGGCCGGCTGACCGACGCGAAGCTGCTGGAGCTCTTCCAGACCTCGCGCGCCGGCCACGAGCCGCGCAAGGTGTACGCGGCCTACCGCGCGGCCCTGGAGCACAAGGGCGCCCCGACGGTGATCCTCGCCCAGACCGTCAAGGGCTACACGCTCGGCGCGGGCTTCGAGTCCCGCAACGCCAACCACCAGATGAAGAAGCTCACCGGCGCGCAGTTCCGCACCATGCGCGACCTGCTGGAGCTGCCCATCCCGGACAGCGCGCTGGACGCGGACGTGGTGCCGTACTGGCACCCCGGGGAGAACTCCCCCGAGATCCGGTACCTGCGCGAGCGCCGGGCGGCCCTGGGCGGGCCGGCGCCGGCCCGCAAGGTCGTGGCGGCGCCGCTGCCGCTGCCGCCGGAGAAGGCGTACAAGGCTCTGGAGAAGGGTTCCGGCACCCAGGAGATCGCCACCACCATGGCGTTCGTCCGGCTGGTGAAGGACCTGATGCGGGAGAAGGAGACCGGTCGGCGCTGGGTGCCGGTGGTGCCCGACGAGGCCCGCACCTTCGGCATGGAGTCGCTCTTCCCGTCCGCCGGGCTGTACTCGCCCAAGGGGCAGACCTACGACCCGGTCGACCGCGACCAGCTCCTGTACTACAAGGAGGCGAAGGACGGCCAGATCCTCAACGAGGGGATCACCGAGGCCGGTTCGCTCGCCGACTTCACCGCCGCGGCCACGTCGTACGCCACCCACGGCGAGCCGATGATCCCGTTCTACATCTTCTACTCGATGTTCGGGTTCCAGCGCACCGCCGACCAGTTCTGGGCGCTCGCCGACCAGCTCGGCCGCGGCTTCGTGATCGGTGCCACCGCCGGCCGCACCACCATGACCGGCGAGGGCCTCCAGCACGCCGACGGCCACTCCCACCTGCTCGCCTCCACCAACCCGGCGGCGCTGTCCTACGACCCGGCGTTCGCGTACGAGGTCGCGGTCATCGTCCGCGAGGGCCTGCGGCGGATGTACGGTCCGGCCGTCGAGGGCGAGGACCAGGACGTCTTCTACTACCTGACGGTGTACAACGAGCCGAAGGTGCAGCCCGCCATGCCCGAGGGCGTGGAGGAGGGCATCATCAAGGGCCTGTACCGCTACCGGCAGGCCGACGCGGCGGCCGCCGACGCGCCGCGCGCGCAGGTGCTGGCGTCGGGCACCGCGATCCACTGGGCGCTGGAGGCGCAGCGGCTGCTGGCCGAGGACTGGGGCGTGGCCGCCGACGTGTGGTCCGCGCCCTCCTGGACCGAGCTGCGGCGCGAGGCGCTGGAGTGCGACCGGGCGCGGCTGCGCGGCGAGGACCGGGTGCCGTACGTGACGCGGGCGCTGGCCGGTGCGCAGGGCCCGGTGGTGGCCGTCAGCGACTGGATGCGGGCGGTGCCGGACCAGATCGCGCCGTGGGTGGAGCAGGACTGGACGT encodes:
- the sucB gene encoding 2-oxoglutarate dehydrogenase, E2 component, dihydrolipoamide succinyltransferase, whose protein sequence is MAVSVTLPALGESVTEGTVTRWLKAEGERVEADEPLLEVSTDKVDTEIPSPVSGVLASIKVAEDETVEVGAELALIDDGSGAPAAPAAPAAQPEPTPEPAPAPAPAAAPSTEAAAPAPAPTAQAAAGGSGASGTDVVLPALGESVTEGTVTRWLKAVGDSVEADEPLLEVSTDKVDTEIPSPASGTLLEILVQEDETAEVGAKLAVIGAAGAAPAAAPAPAAPAPAPAAPAPAPAAPAPAPAAPAPQAAAPAPAPAAPAPAAPAPAPAPAPAPAAPAAQPAPAAPAAAPAAPGAGDGAYVTPLVRKLAAESGVDLGSVRGTGVGGRIRKQDVLSAAEAAKAAAAPAAAAPKAAKAVEVSPLRGQTVKMTRMRKVIGDNMMKALHSQAQLTSVVEVDVTRVMRLRGLAKESFAAREGVKLSPMPFFVKAAAQALKAHPVINARINEDEGTITYFDSENIGIAVDSEKGLMTPVIKGAGDLNIAGIAKKTAELAANVRASKITPDDLAGATFTISNTGSRGALFDTVIVPPNQAAILGIGATVKRPVVVETAEGTVIGVRDMTYLSLSYDHRLVDGADAARYLTAVKEILEAGEFEVELGL
- the aceE gene encoding pyruvate dehydrogenase (acetyl-transferring), homodimeric type, whose product is MPDAVGRTRPSQLDQIPDIDPEETAEWRASLDAVAKAAGPHRAAYLMRRTLESGSESGLSLPTPLETEYINTIPTAAEPAYPGDEALEARITAWNRWNAAAMVTRGSKLGLGGHIATFASAAWLYETGFQHFFHGKEGAGSGDQLYIQGHASPGVYARAFLDGRLTEAHLDRFRQEAGGDGLPSYPHPRRLPWLWEFPTVSMGLGPLSAIYQARFNRYLEHRGIKDTSGSHVWAFLGDGEMDEPESTAALALASREGLDNLTYVINCNLQRLDGPVRPNFKIVQELEAQFRAAGWNVVKALWGAAWDEVLAQDTDGALVRRLRETPDAQFQTYATRDAAYLREHFFGADASLRALGGRLTDAKLLELFQTSRAGHEPRKVYAAYRAALEHKGAPTVILAQTVKGYTLGAGFESRNANHQMKKLTGAQFRTMRDLLELPIPDSALDADVVPYWHPGENSPEIRYLRERRAALGGPAPARKVVAAPLPLPPEKAYKALEKGSGTQEIATTMAFVRLVKDLMREKETGRRWVPVVPDEARTFGMESLFPSAGLYSPKGQTYDPVDRDQLLYYKEAKDGQILNEGITEAGSLADFTAAATSYATHGEPMIPFYIFYSMFGFQRTADQFWALADQLGRGFVIGATAGRTTMTGEGLQHADGHSHLLASTNPAALSYDPAFAYEVAVIVREGLRRMYGPAVEGEDQDVFYYLTVYNEPKVQPAMPEGVEEGIIKGLYRYRQADAAAADAPRAQVLASGTAIHWALEAQRLLAEDWGVAADVWSAPSWTELRREALECDRARLRGEDRVPYVTRALAGAQGPVVAVSDWMRAVPDQIAPWVEQDWTSVGTDGFGLSDTREAARRHFGVDPQSLTVQTLAALARRGEVKPEAVKEAAERYGL
- a CDS encoding GntR family transcriptional regulator, giving the protein MAQAAAPHLVVHSLREQIREHILDGIVSGRWKPGERIVERRIAVELQVSQTPVREALRELETLRLIESAPNKGVRVRGLTAVDVKESYPVRAGLEQVAAELAAAALAEDPGPLEREVAALRAADAALDDEAQVRHTVGFHHELVRAAANGVLLHVWESLGIEVWTTLSMRWLSPAPRAYADEHQELVDAFVARDPRIGELIKSHVLSCAPQV